A single region of the Salvia miltiorrhiza cultivar Shanhuang (shh) chromosome 8, IMPLAD_Smil_shh, whole genome shotgun sequence genome encodes:
- the LOC131000322 gene encoding uncharacterized protein LOC131000322, whose product MTSHENGDSYNSSKNERNLTTKILANMGRSGGVYVPPLKLARMMKEIEDNSSLEYQRMTWDALRKSINGLVNKVNATNIKNIIPELFAENLIRGRGLFCRSCMKSQMASPGFTHVFAALVAVVNTKFPEVGDLLLRRIILQLQRAFKRNDKPQLLAAVKFIAHLVNQQIVHELIALELLTLLLEKPTDDSVEVAVGFVTECGSLLQDLSPRGLHGIFERFRGILHEGEIDKRVQFLIEGLFALRKAKFQGYPAVRPELDLVEQEDQLTHEVSLLDEIDAENTLDIFQPDPHFVENEKKYEDLKKQILGEESEDEAESDEDADSEDDDEEEDEDDEQMQIEDETETNLVNLRRTIYLTIMSSVDFEEAGHKLLKVKLESGQEMELCIMLLECCSQERTYLCYYGLLGQRFCMINRIHQENFEKCFVQQYSMIHRLESNKLRNVAKFFAHLLGTDALPWHVLAYIRLTEEDTTSSSRIFIKILFQELSEHLGIGLLNERLSDPGMQDSFESIFPKDNPKNTRFAINFFTSIGLGGITENLRQYLKNMPRLIMQQQKAVPASDSESDSSGCDSGGSGSGSSSSESSESESDRDKRRKKRRRN is encoded by the exons GAGTGGCGGAGTGTACGTTCCTCCGTTGAAGTTGGCCAGAATGATGAAGGAAATCGAGGATAATAGCAGCCTTGAATATCAAAGAATGACATGGGACGCTCTGAGGAAGAGTATCAATGGATTGGTGAACAAAGTGAACGCCACCAACATCAAAAACATCATTCCGGAGCTGTTTGCTGAAAATCTGATACGAGGGCGGGGTCTATTCTGTCGATCATGTATGAAGTCTCAAATGGCGTCTCCAGGGTTCACTCATGTATTTGCAGCTTTGGTTGCTGTCGTAAACACAAAGTTCCCTGAAGTAGGGGATCTTCTGCTGCGGAGGATCATACTACAGCTACAGAGGGCATTTAAGCGCAATGATAAG CCACAACTACTTGCTGCGGTCAAATTCATAGCTCACCTGGTGAACCAGCAGATAGTTCATGAGCTTATTGCTCTTGAGCTGCTGACATTACTGCTGGAAAAGCCCACGGATGATAGTGTTGAAGTAGCTGTCGGATTTGTTACAGAATGTGGATCCTTGCTGCAGGACCTTTCCCCCAGGGGATTGCACG GTATCTTTGAGCGATTCCGTGGTATTCTTCATGAAGGAGAAATAGATAAACGTGTACAGTTCTTAATTGAAGGGCTCTTTGCATTGCGGAAAGCAAAGTTTCAG GGGTACCCTGCTGTCCGTCCAGAGCTGGACCTAGTGGAGCAGGAAGACCAATTGACTCATGAAGTTTCTCTTTTGGATGAGATAGATGCTGAGAACACTTTAG ATATCTTCCAGCCGGATCCCCATTTCGTGGAGAATGAGAAGAAGTATGAAGACCTAAAGAAGCAAATACTAGGTGAAGAATCTGAGGATGAAGCAGAGTCAGATGAAGATGCAGATTCAGAGGATGATGATGAGGaagaggatgaggatgatgagcaGATGCAAATTGAGGATGAGACAGAGACAAATTTGGTTAATCTTCGGAGAACTATCTACTTGACAATTATGTCTAGTGTTGATTTTGAAGAAGCTGGGCATAAGCTATTGAAGGTCAAACTAGAGTCTGGTCAGGAG ATGGAACTATGCATCATGCTTCTGGAGTGTTGCAGCCAGGAGAGAACGTACCTCTGCTACTATGGGCTTCTTGGGCAGAGATTTTGTATGATAAACAGAATTCATCAGGAGAACTTTGAGAAGTGTTTTGTCCAGCAGTATTCCATGATTCACCGGCTGGAAAGCAATAAACTGCGCAATGTGGCAAAGTTCTTTGCACATTTACTTGGCACAGATGCATTGCCTTGGCACGTTTTGGCCTACATTCGGTTGACTGAAGAGGATACTACTTCTTCTTCCCGTATCTTCATCAAGATTCTCTTCCAG GAATTATCAGAACACCTAGGAATTGGCTTGCTTAATGAACGTCTAAGCGACCCTGGCATGCAAGACTCATTCGAGTCTATTTTTCCCAAGGACAACCCGAAAAACACTAGGTTTGCTATTAACTTCTTCACTTCCATTGGGCTTGGAGGGATCACAGAAAACCTGCGGCAGTATCTCAAGAACATGCCTCGGCTCATCATGCAACAACAAAAGGCTGTACCCGCGTCCGATTCTGAATCTGATAGTTCTGGTTGTGACTCTGGTGGATCTGGATCGGGATCCTCAAGTTCAGAGTCAAGTGAGAGTGAAAGCGATAGGGATAAGAGACGAAAGAAGAGGAGAAGAAACTAA
- the LOC131000323 gene encoding cyclin-dependent kinase C-2-like — MAIAAPEQLNITEIPAWGSRSVDCFEKLEQIGEGTYGQVYMAREIKTGEIVALKKIRMDNEREGFPITAIREIKILKKLHHENVIKLKEIVTSTGPEKDEQPAPDGNKYRGGIYMVFEYMDHDLTGLADRPGMRFSVPQIKCYMRQLLTGLHYCHVNQVLHRDIKGSNLLIDNEGNLKLADFGLARSFSSDHNANLTNRVITLWYRPPELLLGTTKYGPAVDMWSVGCIFAELLNGKPVFPGKDEPEQLNKIFDICGTPSEEIWPGVSKIPWYNNFKPSRVIKRRLREHFRHFDRHALDLLDKMLTLDPSQRISAKDALDAEYFWADPLPCDPKSLPKYESSHEFQTKKKRQQQRQHEENSKRQKLQHNQQHARLPPIQQSGHAHAQVRAGPNPPAHGGQPQVAGVPGHHYGKPRPSAGPGRYPPGGNPSGSYNHPNRGQGGGGYGTGPYPPQGRAPPYGSSSMPGAAPRGPNYPHGAPPYGTSAAGRGGSNIMSGNRNQQYNWQQ, encoded by the exons ATGGCGATAGCGGCGCCGGAGCAGCTAAACATTACAGAAATTCCGGCTTGGGGCTCTCGAAGTGTTGATTGCTTCGAGAAATTGGAGCAGATTGGTGAAGGAACTTATGG ACAAGTTTACATGGCAAGAGAAATCAAAACAGGGGAAATTGTTGCTTTGAAGAAGATACGGATGGACAATGAAAGAGAAGGG TTCCCTATAACAGCCATCcgtgaaattaaaatattaaagaagcTTCACCATGAAAATGTCATCAAGCTGAAAGAAATTGTCACCTCTACTG GTCCTGAGAAGGATGAGCAACCTGCACCAG ATGGTAACAAGTACAGAGGTGGAATTTATATGGTCTTTGAGTACATGGACCACGATTTAACTGGGCTTGCTGATCGTCCTGGGATGAGATTCTCAGTGCCACAGATTAAG TGCTATATGAGACAGCTTTTGACAGGGCTGCACTACTGTCATGTAAATCAAGTGCTTCACCGTGATATTAAAG GTTCAAATCTTCTGATAGACAACGAGGGAAACTTGAAACTTGCAGACTTTGGTCTAGCCCGGTCTTTTTCAAGTGATCATAATGCCAATCTTACAAATCGTGTGATTACTTTATGGTATAG GCCCCCAGAGTTGCTGCTTGGCACCACAAAGTACGGCCCTGCTGTTGATATGTGGTCAGTGGGTTGCATATTTGCTGAGCTTCTTAATGGGAAACCAGTATTTCCTGGGAAAGACGAG CCAgaacaactaaataaaatatttgacatCTGTGGCACTCCTAGTGAGGAAATTTGGCCTGGGGTCTCAAAGATTCCTTGGTATAACAATTTCAAGCCAAGTAGAGTTATAAAAAGGCGACTTAGAGAGCACTTCAGACA CTTTGACCGTCATGCATTGGATTTATTGGACAAGATGTTGACTCTTGATCCATCTCAG AGAATATCAGCAAAGGATGCTCTTGATGCTGAGTATTTCTGGGCAGACCCGTTACCTTGTGATCCGAAAAG TTTGCCCAAGTACGAATCTTCACACGAGTTCCAAACAAAGAAAAAGCGTCAGCAACAGCGGCAGCATGAAGAAAATTCAAAGCGCCAGAAGTTACAACACAATCAGCAGCATGCCCGACTCCCACCAATTCAGCAGTCTGGGCACGCACATGCTCAGGTGCGAGCAGGTCCAAATCCACCAGCGCATGGCGGACAACCTCAGGTAGCCGGAGTACCTGGCCATCATTACGGTAAACCACGGCCTTCAGCGGGGCCAGGAAGATACCCACCTGGTGGAAATCCGTCTGGAAGCTACAACCATCCCAATCGTGGTCAAGGTGGTGGAGGTTATGGTACCGGACCGTATCCACCTCAAGGGCGCGCTCCCCCCTATGGCTCTAGCTCCATGCCCGGTGCTGCTCCTCGAGGCCCTAATTACCCCCATGGTGCTCCTCCATATGGGACTTCCGCTGCTGGGCGTGGCGGCTCAAACATCATGTCTGGGAATCGCAACCAGCAATACAATTGGCAGCAATAA